The Lepisosteus oculatus isolate fLepOcu1 chromosome 4, fLepOcu1.hap2, whole genome shotgun sequence genome window below encodes:
- the LOC138238312 gene encoding zona pellucida sperm-binding protein 4-like, whose amino-acid sequence MGRGVGVMDFLLPGLLAWLCVAVAQAQLKGPDAVFGEEEDYDGFEPHVGSPVFRETPQDGYDSYSAGEMRGVVNGEEQDLMETSSDAKGEELDKDSAADVQGDVAAVTTGPSEADPPSSDPDSQGDPEQQQSHSRPLLSCGKSSMMLKFSVRRFSRVYLLKGKMAPLLVSSLPKRCGHKVWTTRSWLVLVASYKGCYVRTWRRNQRQHYALTVRYYDKERRRWVTGTVSCHVPVAPPPPPPRGLTISCSEVCMTVTLPAGPLEEIKVQSSSGSLVSVLDTPSCGYSVTAGQHLNTLSILYTGCHVRLVDHRYTVKVVYVSKDGPRGEIVVSCPYRPYKPTEGCKIPRSHQVSCGPGRLSTAHCLAKGCCVDPETSSCYYPLEECTADRHFVFAVPRTISVPPVDPASLVIAGNTSCTPVICTSEFAIFKFPVTGCGTHAFVVGETTIYLAEVETLARRNIQSYGVITRDSPFRLLVECRYAKGNLASTGYLVKSPYLPSAVLSQGVFGVQLRIATDESYSRFYPQYHRPLRLLLGKPVYLEVRLLNAPDPSLVLLVHYCVAYPRSGQAVWVLLYDGCPNPLDYGHTSTLHIHSKLPLPKHHRRFHIQTFQFLDSTSYSYINEEIYFMCSTELCLPSERQCVEGCFDGRKIPVLENPDADRRCVRTPCPGKDEGPRD is encoded by the exons atgGGGAGAGGAGTGGGTGTGATGGATTTCCTTTTACCTGGATTGTTAGCATGGCTCTGTGTTGCAGTGGCCCAAGCCCAGCTCAAGGGTCCAGATGCTGTTTTTGGTGAAGAGGAAGATTACGATGGTTTTGAGCCCCATGTGGGTAGTCCTGTATTCCGGGAGACCCCACAAGATGGATATGATAGTTATTCTGCTGGAGAGATGAGAGGGGTGGTAaatggggaagagcaggacttGATGGAAACGAGCTCTGATGCTAAGGGGGAAGAACTGGATAAGGACTCTGCTGCTGATGTGCAGGGAGATGTGGCAGCAGTGACAACTGGTCCCTCTGAAGCAGATCCTCCCTCATCTGATCCTG ACTCTCAGGGAGACCCTGAGCAGCAGCAATCCCACAGCCGCCCCCTGCTGTCCTGTGGCAAGAGCAGCATGATGCTCAAGTTCTCTGTGAGGAGGTTCAGCCGAGTCTACCTGCTGAAGG GTAAAATGGCTCCTCTCTTGGTCAGTAGCCTCCCCAAGAGATGTGGGCACAAGGTGTGGACCACCAGGAGCTGGCTGGTGCTGGTGGCTTCCTACAAAGGGTGTTACGTCAGGACCTGG AGGAGGAACCAAAGGCAACACTATGCCCTGACAGTGAGATATTATGACAAAGAGCGGAGGAGATGGGTGACTGGCACTGTGTCCTGCCATGTTCCAGTTGCCcctcctcccccaccccctAGAGGCCTGACCATCTCATGCAGTGAGGTGTGCATGACTGTGACCCTGCCTGCTGGCCCCCTGGAGGAGATCAAGGTTCAGA GTTCCTCTGGCAGTCTGGTGTCTGTCCTGGACACTCCATCCTGTGGATACTCAGTGACTGCAGGGCAGCACCTGAACACCCTCTCTATCCTGTACACTGGCTGCCATGTCCGGCTTGTG GATCACCGCTACACTGTCAAGGTAGTGTATGTATCGAAAGATGGACCAAGAGGAGAGATTGTGGTGTCCTGTCCCTATCGCCCCTACAAACCAACGGAGG GCTGCAAGATACCCAGGAGCCATCAGGTTTCCTGTGGTCCAGGGAGGCTCTCCACAGCCCATTGCTTGGCCAAGGGATGCTGTGTGGACCCAGAAACGTCCTCTTGCTATTATCCCCTGGAGG AATGCACTGCCGACAGGCACTTTGTCTTTGCTGTCCCTCGGACCATCTCTGTACCCCCTGTGGATCCTGCCAGCCTGGTGATTGCTGGTAACACGTCCTGCACCCCTGTCATCTGTACCTCGGAATTTGCCATCTTCAAATTCCCTGTCACTGGCTGTGGGACCCATGCTTTT GTGGTGGGAGAGACCACCATCTACCTGGCTGAGGTGGAGACTCTGGCCAGACGGAACATCCAGAGCTATGGAGTCATTACCAGGGACAGCCCCTTCAG ACTGCTGGTGGAGTGTCGCTATGCTAAGGGGAACCTGGCCAGCACAGGCTACCTGGTGAAGAGCCCCTACCTGCCCTCTGCTGTCCTGTCCCAAGGAGTGTTTGGGGTGCAGCTCCGGATTGCTACAG ATGAGAGCTACTCCAGGTTCTACCCTCAGTACCACCGGCCCCTCCGGCTCCTGCTGGGGAAGCCGGTCTACCTGGAGGTGCGACTGCTGAACGCTCCAGACCCCAgcctggtgctgctggtgcaTTACTGTGTTGCCTATCCCCGGTCTGGCCAGGCTGTCTGGGTGCTGCTCTATGATGG ctgccccaaTCCTCTGGACTACGGCCACACTTCCACCCTCCACATCCACTCCAAGCTGCCTCTGCCCAAGCACCACCGCCGCTTCCACATCCAGACCTTCCAGTTCCTGGACAGCACCTCCTACTCCTACATCAATGAGGAG ATCTACTTCATGTGCTCCACAGAGCTGTGTCTACCATCCGAGCGGCAGTGTGTGGAGGGCTGCTTTGATGGCCGCA AAATCCCAGTGCTGGAGAACCCTGATGCTGACAGGCGCTGTGTCAGGACCCCCTGTCCAGGAAAGGATGAGGGTCCCAGGGACTGA